One region of Mycolicibacterium rhodesiae NBB3 genomic DNA includes:
- a CDS encoding 3-oxoacyl-[acyl-carrier-protein] synthase III C-terminal domain-containing protein, whose amino-acid sequence MGMLIDRVAIAESGWRSRHSALRLAVKSAEDCLRGAGRTADEVDLLLNAGIYRDRNLAEPALAALIQQDIGANPEEPHEDAHGTFSFDVANGTCGVLTALQIVDGFLKSRAIDCALVVASDADPGHGQSEDFPLTPTGASLLCSWTDEGRGLGEMCWANLSEHSDSFSATVGLRGGRRNILRLQQSPGIDEHYADAAASAVSRCLRESNLTIDDIDAVAAAPARPGFRAALADRLGIPTDRVTVGDDEGMHTAALASAFDRVSTAVDEGGLVLLVAAGAGITAGAALYRL is encoded by the coding sequence ATGGGCATGTTGATTGATCGGGTCGCTATCGCCGAAAGCGGATGGCGCAGCCGCCACAGCGCACTTCGACTCGCGGTGAAATCAGCCGAGGACTGCCTCCGCGGCGCCGGGCGAACCGCCGACGAGGTCGACCTGTTGCTCAACGCGGGTATCTACCGCGACCGAAACTTGGCCGAGCCCGCACTCGCTGCTTTGATTCAACAGGACATCGGCGCCAATCCCGAAGAACCTCACGAAGACGCGCACGGCACATTCTCCTTCGATGTCGCAAATGGGACGTGCGGCGTTCTGACCGCATTGCAGATCGTCGACGGGTTCCTGAAATCGCGCGCGATCGACTGTGCCCTGGTAGTCGCCAGTGATGCCGACCCCGGGCACGGGCAGAGCGAAGATTTTCCACTCACACCCACCGGTGCCTCCCTGCTCTGTTCTTGGACCGACGAGGGGCGCGGGCTCGGAGAAATGTGTTGGGCGAATCTGTCGGAGCACAGCGACTCGTTTTCTGCCACCGTCGGACTGCGGGGCGGCCGTCGAAACATTCTGCGCCTTCAACAATCACCAGGGATCGACGAGCACTATGCGGACGCGGCCGCATCGGCTGTCAGCCGGTGCCTTCGCGAATCGAATTTGACGATCGACGACATCGACGCTGTCGCTGCCGCCCCTGCGCGACCCGGATTTCGGGCGGCCCTGGCGGATCGCTTGGGTATTCCCACCGACCGCGTCACCGTCGGTGACGATGAGGGAATGCACACGGCCGCGTTGGCCTCCGCATTCGACCGTGTCAGCACAGCCGTTGACGAGGGGGGCCTTGTCCTTCTGGTCGCGGCGGGCGCCGGAATCACTGCCGGCGCCGCTCTTTACCGCCTCTGA
- a CDS encoding Ni/Fe hydrogenase subunit alpha — MSRKLIIDPVTRIEGHGKVTVHLDDDDNVVDARLHVVEFRGFEKFVQGHPFWEAPMLMQRICGICFVSHHLCGAKALDDMIGAGVNTKVGITRTAEKIRRLGHYAQMLQSHATAYFYLVVPEMMFGMDAAPEQRNLLGLIQADPALMRRVIMLRKWGQEVIKTVFGKRMHGISSVPGGVDKNLSRAECDRLLNGEEGLPSIDEIIDYAQDGLRLFYDFHDKNRSTVDSFANVPALNMSLVDADGNVDYYHGMLRIIDKDKNVVRDIDYHDYLDHFSEAVEAWTYMKFPFLKELGREDGSVRVGPLGRMNVTKSLSTPRAQEALERFHAYTGGAANDMTLHTNWARTIEVLHAAELIEELLRDPDLQNADLLVTPAADEWVGEGIGVVEAPRGTLLHHYRAGPEGDMTFANLIVATTHNNQVINRTVRSVAEEYLQGRGEITEAMMNAIEVGIRAYDPCLSCATHAFGQMPLIVTVHDPAGNVINERVRSGTGA; from the coding sequence GTGAGCAGAAAGCTGATCATCGATCCCGTTACCCGCATCGAGGGCCACGGTAAGGTCACCGTGCACCTCGACGATGACGACAACGTCGTCGACGCCAGGCTGCATGTCGTCGAGTTCCGAGGGTTCGAGAAATTCGTTCAGGGCCACCCGTTTTGGGAGGCGCCGATGCTGATGCAGCGCATCTGCGGAATCTGCTTCGTCAGTCACCATCTCTGTGGCGCGAAAGCGCTCGACGACATGATCGGCGCCGGCGTGAACACGAAGGTCGGAATAACGCGGACGGCGGAGAAGATCCGGCGGCTCGGCCACTACGCGCAGATGCTGCAGTCGCATGCGACGGCATATTTCTATTTGGTCGTCCCCGAAATGATGTTCGGGATGGACGCCGCGCCCGAGCAGCGAAATCTCCTCGGTCTCATCCAGGCCGACCCAGCGTTGATGCGGCGAGTGATCATGCTGCGCAAGTGGGGCCAAGAGGTCATCAAGACGGTCTTCGGAAAGAGAATGCACGGCATCAGCTCAGTGCCAGGAGGCGTCGACAAGAACCTGAGCAGGGCCGAATGCGACCGACTGTTGAACGGCGAGGAGGGGCTCCCGTCGATCGACGAGATCATCGACTACGCGCAGGACGGTCTTCGCCTCTTCTACGACTTCCACGACAAGAACCGAAGCACGGTGGACAGCTTCGCCAACGTGCCCGCGCTGAACATGTCCCTTGTCGACGCCGACGGCAACGTCGATTATTACCACGGGATGCTGCGCATCATCGACAAGGACAAGAACGTCGTCCGGGATATCGATTATCACGACTACCTCGACCACTTTTCGGAAGCGGTCGAGGCCTGGACGTACATGAAGTTCCCTTTCTTGAAGGAACTCGGCAGGGAGGACGGATCGGTTCGGGTGGGGCCGCTCGGACGGATGAATGTCACGAAGTCACTGTCGACGCCGCGCGCTCAGGAGGCCCTGGAGCGCTTCCACGCTTACACCGGTGGAGCTGCGAATGATATGACCTTGCACACCAATTGGGCCCGGACCATCGAAGTGCTCCACGCCGCCGAACTGATCGAGGAGTTGCTGCGGGATCCCGATCTGCAGAATGCGGACTTGCTCGTCACGCCCGCGGCCGACGAGTGGGTCGGTGAGGGCATAGGTGTGGTCGAAGCTCCGCGCGGCACACTGCTTCATCACTACCGCGCCGGGCCGGAAGGTGACATGACGTTCGCGAACTTGATTGTGGCCACTACACACAACAATCAGGTCATCAATCGGACGGTGCGCTCCGTAGCCGAAGAATATCTGCAGGGACGCGGGGAGATCACCGAAGCCATGATGAACGCCATCGAGGTGGGGATTCGCGCATATGACCCATGTCTGAGCTGTGCGACGCATGCTTTCGGGCAGATGCCGTTGATCGTCACCGTGCACGATCCCGCAGGAAACGTGATCAACGAACGTGTCCGCTCTGGAACCGGCGCATGA
- a CDS encoding pyridoxamine 5'-phosphate oxidase family protein, with protein MTTPAQPIAILPESECWNLMSSAALGRLVTTVDGQPDIFPVNFVVQHKTVLFRTAEGTKLVSAAINNNVLFEADDHNAMEGWSVILKGIARSLRTDAEIEEAEKAQLLPWTATVKQHYVRIRPLSISGRRFTFGSEPDRDFTIA; from the coding sequence ATGACCACACCGGCTCAACCGATCGCTATCCTGCCAGAGAGCGAATGCTGGAACCTGATGTCCAGTGCCGCGCTGGGACGCCTCGTCACCACCGTCGACGGTCAGCCGGACATATTCCCCGTCAACTTCGTCGTCCAGCACAAGACCGTGTTGTTCCGCACAGCGGAGGGCACCAAATTGGTCAGCGCGGCGATCAACAACAACGTGCTGTTCGAAGCCGACGATCACAACGCCATGGAGGGGTGGAGCGTGATCCTCAAGGGGATAGCGCGTTCGCTGCGTACCGACGCCGAGATCGAGGAGGCCGAGAAGGCCCAGTTGCTTCCGTGGACGGCCACTGTCAAGCAGCACTACGTGCGTATCCGCCCGCTGAGCATCAGCGGTCGCCGGTTCACCTTCGGATCTGAACCGGATCGCGACTTCACCATCGCGTGA
- a CDS encoding NAD(P)H-dependent oxidoreductase subunit E translates to MNADVDTVLRRYGHDGTRLIDILWDVQHLYGHIPGDVLPQIATGLNRTPLDIVETASFYHFFRSAPSGRHQIYLSNTVIAKMNGYGEAYDALERETGVRFGETDEAGMFGLFETPCIGLSDQEPAMMIDSVVFTRLTPDKVATIVAQLKAGRVAADIANPAGLPDDGIGYVDALVESNVHTRGPVFFRGEPDYQTLLKNCLANTPEQTISTVIESGLRGYGGAGFRTGLKWQLCRAAPGDEKYVICNADEGEPGTFKDRALLTRSPLDVFIGMVIAAYAIGSSHGIVYLRAEYAYLKRYLESQLQQLRDDGLLGRSIGGRAGFDFDIRIQMGAGSYVCGEESALIESCEGKRGTPRLKPPFPVQEGYLGKPTSVNNVETLAAATRVIEEGAAWFRRMGTPDSAGARLLSVAGDCDRPGVYEVEWGITLDEVLTIVDAHDARAVQISGPSGECLSVAADGRRRIAYEDIPCNGAVTIFNATRDLLDCVTDYTKFFADESCGICVPCRAGTVGLHDKLKLVMAGSASQEDLDDVAAWGAVVRTASRCGLGVTAANPILTTMEKFPEIYREKLRAQEQALLLSFDLDAALAGYDKAVTELETDGTA, encoded by the coding sequence ACGGCCACATTCCCGGTGACGTGTTGCCGCAAATCGCGACCGGGCTGAATCGGACTCCGCTGGACATCGTCGAAACAGCCTCCTTCTATCACTTCTTCCGAAGCGCGCCATCTGGTCGGCACCAGATCTACTTGAGCAACACGGTGATTGCCAAGATGAACGGGTATGGGGAGGCCTACGACGCGCTCGAGCGCGAGACCGGCGTCCGATTCGGAGAAACCGACGAGGCGGGGATGTTCGGCTTGTTCGAAACGCCGTGCATCGGGCTCAGCGATCAGGAACCCGCGATGATGATCGACAGCGTGGTGTTCACGCGACTGACCCCGGACAAGGTCGCAACCATCGTCGCGCAGTTGAAAGCGGGGAGGGTCGCCGCCGATATCGCGAACCCGGCGGGGCTGCCCGACGATGGCATCGGCTACGTCGATGCCCTGGTGGAGTCCAATGTTCACACGCGCGGGCCCGTGTTCTTCCGCGGCGAGCCGGATTACCAGACGTTGCTCAAGAACTGCCTCGCCAATACGCCCGAGCAGACGATCAGCACGGTCATCGAATCCGGGCTGCGCGGGTACGGCGGTGCGGGCTTTCGAACCGGATTGAAGTGGCAGCTGTGCCGCGCCGCACCGGGCGACGAGAAGTATGTCATCTGCAACGCCGACGAAGGTGAACCCGGCACGTTCAAGGACCGGGCGCTGCTGACCCGATCACCTCTCGACGTCTTCATCGGGATGGTGATTGCGGCTTACGCGATCGGCAGTTCTCACGGAATCGTCTACCTCCGTGCCGAATACGCCTATCTGAAGCGCTATCTGGAGAGCCAGCTTCAGCAGCTTCGGGACGACGGGCTCCTCGGGCGCAGTATCGGTGGCCGGGCAGGATTCGATTTCGACATCCGTATCCAGATGGGTGCAGGCTCCTATGTCTGTGGTGAAGAGTCTGCGCTGATCGAATCCTGTGAAGGCAAACGGGGCACCCCCCGGCTGAAACCGCCCTTCCCCGTCCAAGAGGGCTACCTCGGCAAACCCACGAGTGTCAACAACGTCGAGACCTTAGCTGCCGCAACGCGAGTCATCGAGGAAGGCGCCGCATGGTTTCGCCGCATGGGCACACCGGACTCGGCTGGCGCCCGGCTGTTGAGCGTCGCCGGGGACTGCGATCGCCCCGGTGTCTACGAGGTCGAATGGGGCATCACCCTTGACGAGGTTCTGACGATCGTGGACGCGCACGACGCCCGCGCTGTGCAGATCAGTGGTCCATCGGGGGAGTGTCTGTCGGTGGCCGCTGACGGCCGACGCCGTATCGCCTACGAGGACATCCCGTGCAACGGCGCCGTAACCATCTTCAATGCGACCCGCGACCTGCTGGACTGCGTCACGGACTATACGAAATTCTTCGCCGACGAATCCTGCGGCATATGCGTCCCCTGTCGGGCGGGCACAGTCGGCTTACACGACAAACTGAAGCTCGTCATGGCGGGATCAGCGAGCCAGGAGGATCTGGACGACGTGGCCGCTTGGGGCGCGGTGGTGCGGACTGCCAGTCGATGCGGCCTCGGGGTCACCGCGGCAAATCCCATTCTGACGACGATGGAGAAGTTTCCGGAGATCTATCGAGAAAAGTTGCGTGCGCAGGAACAGGCCCTCCTGTTGTCATTCGATCTGGATGCCGCGCTGGCCGGGTACGACAAGGCAGTGACCGAGCTGGAGACGGACGGGACGGCGTGA
- a CDS encoding 2Fe-2S iron-sulfur cluster-binding protein: protein MTIHIEIDGRQVSTDEDSILVDVAAEAGVYIPTLCYLKGKPCLGTCRVCSVKVNGAVVAACTVRVSDGMKVEVDEPDTADIRKALVELLFAEGNHNCPSCEKSGRCTLQAVGYEVDMVVSRFPYRFPHRERDHASEKIWLERDRCIFCQRCVEFVRDEATGQKIFSISRRGAESQIEVDTDRANAMPPEQVRYAVEICPVGAILEKRVGFDVAIGRRKYEVQSVRDRALDPTDDCGAP, encoded by the coding sequence GTGACCATCCACATCGAGATCGATGGACGACAGGTGTCGACCGACGAGGACAGCATCCTGGTGGACGTTGCCGCCGAGGCCGGCGTGTACATCCCCACGCTGTGCTACCTCAAAGGCAAACCGTGCCTCGGGACATGCCGGGTGTGCTCGGTCAAGGTGAACGGAGCAGTGGTCGCGGCATGCACGGTTCGCGTCTCGGACGGCATGAAAGTCGAGGTGGACGAACCGGATACGGCTGACATTCGAAAGGCGCTGGTGGAACTGCTCTTCGCCGAAGGCAACCACAATTGCCCGAGTTGTGAAAAGAGCGGTCGTTGCACGCTTCAGGCGGTGGGCTACGAGGTGGACATGGTGGTCTCACGCTTCCCATACCGGTTCCCGCATCGAGAACGGGACCACGCTTCGGAGAAGATATGGCTGGAGCGGGATCGCTGCATCTTCTGCCAACGCTGCGTGGAGTTCGTCCGTGACGAAGCCACCGGCCAGAAGATCTTCAGCATCAGCCGCCGCGGCGCCGAGTCCCAGATCGAAGTCGATACCGACCGCGCCAACGCGATGCCGCCCGAGCAGGTCCGCTACGCCGTAGAGATCTGCCCTGTCGGTGCCATCCTCGAGAAGCGGGTGGGATTCGACGTCGCGATCGGCCGGCGCAAGTACGAAGTCCAATCGGTCCGGGATCGGGCGCTGGACCCCACAGACGATTGCGGTGCACCGTGA
- a CDS encoding NADP oxidoreductase, with protein MTDEIASHEMPSAPRDPTLSNANENKVHVAMIGLCGCWGCTLSFLDMDERILPFLTKVTIHRSSLTDIKRITQRCAIGFIEGGVANEENIETLRHFRDNCDILISVGACAIWGGVPAMRNMFELKDCLSEAYISSPTAVPGAEPVVPSHPDIPRLTTKVYPCHQVVKMDYFIPGCPPDADAILTVLEGLINGRPVALPRSLNRYD; from the coding sequence GTGACCGACGAAATCGCATCGCACGAAATGCCCTCAGCACCGAGGGATCCGACGCTGTCAAACGCCAACGAGAACAAGGTCCACGTGGCAATGATCGGTTTGTGTGGCTGCTGGGGATGCACATTGTCCTTCCTCGATATGGACGAGCGGATCCTTCCCTTCCTGACGAAGGTCACCATCCACCGGTCGTCGCTCACCGATATCAAGAGAATCACCCAGCGATGCGCAATCGGCTTCATCGAGGGAGGTGTGGCGAATGAGGAGAACATCGAAACGCTGCGTCATTTCCGGGACAACTGCGACATCCTGATCTCCGTCGGCGCCTGCGCCATCTGGGGCGGCGTGCCGGCGATGCGCAATATGTTCGAGCTGAAGGACTGTCTGTCCGAGGCGTACATCAGTTCGCCCACCGCGGTACCCGGTGCCGAACCCGTCGTTCCCTCCCACCCCGACATTCCCCGACTCACCACCAAGGTGTACCCCTGCCACCAAGTGGTCAAGATGGACTACTTCATTCCCGGCTGCCCACCGGATGCGGATGCGATCCTCACAGTGCTCGAGGGTCTGATAAATGGTCGCCCCGTCGCGCTGCCCCGCTCGCTCAATCGTTATGACTGA
- a CDS encoding hydrogenase maturation protease, which yields MRLDDFDNDSCLIYGIGNVGRQDDGLGWAFVDWLEAQSLCSSAQLQRGYQLLLEDAELISTKERVLFIDATRDAAVESFTLERAAPRMDFSFTSHAISIPAIMATCQQCFEHLPVVHVLAIRGYEFGLEIGLTDAAKQNLNGAAAHFSTSPTLVGS from the coding sequence ATGAGACTCGACGACTTCGACAACGACTCCTGCCTGATCTATGGCATCGGCAACGTGGGTCGGCAGGACGATGGTCTGGGCTGGGCGTTCGTCGATTGGCTTGAGGCTCAGAGCCTCTGCTCGAGCGCACAGTTGCAGCGGGGCTATCAACTTCTGCTCGAGGACGCCGAACTGATCAGCACCAAGGAACGTGTGTTGTTCATCGATGCCACCAGGGACGCTGCGGTGGAATCATTCACGCTGGAGCGCGCGGCACCTCGAATGGACTTCAGCTTCACTTCGCACGCCATCTCGATTCCGGCGATCATGGCGACCTGTCAGCAGTGCTTCGAGCACCTGCCGGTCGTGCACGTGCTCGCGATCCGCGGATATGAATTCGGACTCGAAATAGGTTTGACGGATGCGGCGAAGCAGAATCTGAACGGTGCGGCCGCTCACTTTTCCACGTCGCCTACGCTCGTTGGATCCTGA